CCGTCCCGTCGCCCTCCGGGCCGGCGACACCCGCACCCTCCTCGACGCTCAAGCCACCCGGTGGACCGACACTCCCACCGCCGGTCGGGGCCACCGAGCTGACCGGCACGATCACGCGGGGCGTGGAGCCGAACTGTCTGCTGCTGGATGGCTACCTGCTGATCGGGGGCCCCCGGGACGTGCTGACCGCCGGTGCCCGGGTGACCGTCACCGGCCGGGTCGAGCCGGGCATGATGACCACCTGCCAGCAGGGCACCCCGTTCGTCGTGGAGGGCGCGCACCCGAGCTGACCCGGCCGGTGGGCCAGCCCGCCGACCGGCGGCGTCGCTCAGCGGTCGTGGTCGGCGGGGATGACGTCGTCCAGCAGCTCGGGTGCCTGGGGCTGGCGGGGAGTCAGCTCGACCTGGGCGGGGCTGGCCAGCTCCTCGTCAGAGACGCCCAGCTCGGCGAGCTTGCGGGCGCTGACCAGCACCCGGGCTTCCAGTGAGCCGACCGCCCGGTTGTACGCGGTCACGGCCCCGGCCAGCGACGACCCGAGCTTGCCCACGTGGTCCCCGAGGGTGGAGAGCCGGCTGTACAGCTCCCGGGCAAGCGTGTGCACCGCCAGCGCGTTGCGGGCCAGCGCCTCCTGTCGCCAGGAGTAGGCCACCGTGCGCAGAAGGGCGACCAGGGTGGCCGGCGTGGCCAGCACCACGTTGCGGGTGAAGGCGTGCTCCAGCAGCGTCGGGTCACGCTGGAGCGCCACGTCGAGGAACGGGTCGGCGGGGACGAACAGCACCACGAACTCGGGCGAGCTGTCGAACGCGGTCCAGTAGGACTTGGCGGCCAGCGCGTCGACATGCCCGCGCAGGTGCCGGGCGTGCGCGTCGAGGTGGGTGTCCCGGCCGCGCTCGTCGCGGGCCTCCATCGCCGTGAGGTACGCGTCGAACGGCGCCTTGGCGTCCACCACCACCGACCGGCCGCCGTGCAGCCGGACCACCAGATCCGGGCGGACGACCTGCCCGTCGGCGTCGGCGGTGACCTGCTCGGAGAAGTCGCAGTGCTCCAGCATGCCGGCAGCCTCGACGATCCGGCGCAGCTGGTGCTCGCCCCAGCGGCCCCGCACCTGCGGCGCCCGCAGCGCGGCCACCAGCTGTTTGGTCTCGGTGCGCAGCTCGCCGGAGACCGCACTCATCGAGCGGACCTGCTCACGCAACTCGGCGTACGCGTCGACCCGGTCGTGCTCCAGCTCGGCCACCCGCTGCTCGTAGCGGCGCAGGGTGTCGTGCAGCGGCGCCACCGCCCGGGCCACCGCCTCCTGGGACTGGGCGGTGGCCTCGTAGCTCAACGCCCGCATCGACTGCTCCAGCCGCCCCTCGCCCTCCCGGGTGGCGGTCAGGGTGGCGTCCAGCCGGGCGATGTCGGCCGCCGACCGCGACCGGGCCGCGAGCCAGCCCACCGCCCCACCGGTGCCGAGGCACACGATCACCAGGAGCAGCGTCGAGACGTCCATCACCGGAGCTTGCCAGACGGATACGACGGGACACCCGGGGGTACGTTCGGATACATGGAACTTGTGCTGTGCCTCGCCATCGTGCTGGTGGGCGCGCTGGGCGCTGCGGCGCTCATCCGTACCCAGGCCACCGCCCGTCGGCGCACCGAGCTCGGCGACGCCCGCGCGGAGGCGCAGCGTTGGTACGAGCGCCTCGGCGGGCAGTTGATGAACCTGCACGGTGACGAGCCGGCGGTCCGCCAGGCCCTGTCCGACGCCGGTGAGCGGTACAACGCGGCGGGCTCGCAGCTGGAGCAGGCGCGTACGCCGCACCAGTTCGGGTTGGCCCGGGAGACCGCTCTGGAGGGGCTGGCGTACATCCGGGCGGCACGGACGGCGCTGGGCATCGATCCCGGCCCCGAGGTGCCGCAGTTGGCTGCGGCGCGCGGCGTCGGGCAGCTCACCAAGGAGCGCGAGGTCGACGTGCAGGGGCAGACCTTCCGGGCCGGCCCGCAACCCGGCCGGGAGACGCCCTACTACTACCCCGGTGGCCGGTACCAGGGCCGGCCGGTGCCGTCCGGTTGGTACTCGACGCCGTGGTGGAAGACGGCGCTGGGCGCGGGCGCCGGTGTGCTCGGCGGCATGTTGATCGCCGACGCGCTGTTCTCGCCGGCCTTCGCCGACCCCGGCTATCAAGACGCCGGTGCCGGTGCCGGTGCCGGTGCCGAGCAGGGCGCGGACGGCGGTGACCAGGGCGGCGACCAGGACTTCGGTGGCGCGGACCAGGGTGGCGACGCCGGCGGCGGGGACTACGCGGGCGGCGACTTCGGCGGTGGCGACTTCGGTGGCGGGGACTTCGGCGGCGGCGACTGGTGAGCGTCGCTGAGTGACACGCGGACAGGCCCCGGTCAGCGCGACCGGGGCCTGTCCGTGCCGTCGCTCAGCCGGTGTTGCGCATCCCGGCGGCGATGCCGTTCACCGTGGTGAGCAGCGCCCGCTCCAGGGCCGTGCCATCGCTCGGGGCGCGTCGGCCACCCGGCGCGGTGGCTACCGCCCGTCCGGCGGCGCCGGACTCCCGGTACTGCCGCAGCAGCGCCACCTGAAGGTGGTGCAACGGCTCCAGGTAGGTGTCCCGTACGGCCAGGGTGCGCTGGAGCACCGGCGAGTTCTCCAACAGGGCGGGCGAGGCGGTCACCGCCAGCACCTCCCGCTTGGTCAGCTCGTACTCCTGCTCGATCTGCTCGAAGATCGGGTGCAGCTTCTTCGGCACCAGCGTCTCGACGTACCGGCGGGCGATGCTCAGGTCGGTCTTGGTCAGCATCATCTCGACGTTGGACAGGAACGTGCGGAAGAAGTGCCAGTTGCGATGCATTTCAGCCAGTACGTCCGCCAGCCCGGCCTCCCGGGCGGCGGCCAGCCCGGACCCGACGCCGAACCAGCCCGGCACGATCTGCCGGGTCTGCGTCCAGCCGAACACCCATGGGATGGCCCGCAGCCCGGACAGTCCCGCGCCGGTGTTCGGACGCTTCGCCGGCCGGGAGCCGATGTTCAGCGCGCCGAGCAGCTCGGTGGGGGTGGACGCCCAGAAGTACGCCGGCAGGTCCGGGTCCTCGACCAGCGACCGGTACGACCGGTACGCCGACTCGGAGACCACGTCCATCGTGGCGTCCCAGCGCTCCAGCATCTCCGCCGGCTGTCGGGGGGCGGTGTGCAGCAGCGTCGCCTGAAGCACCGCGGCGAGGGTGAGCTCCAGGTTCTCCCGGGCCAGTGACGGCAGGGTGTACTTGTCGGAGATCACCTCGCCCTGCTCGGTCACCTTGATCGCGCCGTCCATGGTGCCGTACGGCTGGGCCAGGATCGCCTCGTGCGTCGGCCCTCCGCCGCGCCCCACCGTGCCGCCCCGGCCGTGGAACAGCCGCAGGTGCACCCCGTGTCGGGCGGCCACGTCGCGCAGCGCGCGCTGCGCGCGGTGGATCGACCACTGGCTGGTGGTGATCCCGGCTTCCTTGTTGGAGTCCGAGTAGCCGAGCATGACCTCCTGCACGTCACCCCGGGCCGCCACCAGAGCCCGGTACGCGGGCAGCGACAGCAGTTCGTCGAGGAGTTCGCCGCCGGCGTTCAACTCGGCGGGGGTCTCCAGCAGCGGTACGAACCCGATCCGGGCGCGACCGCTGTGCACGTCCACCAGCCCGGCCTCGCGGGCCAGCACCACTGCGGCCAGCACGTCGTCCACGCCCAGGGTCATCGAGATGATGTACGACTCGATCACCTCGGCGCCGAACCGGTCCTGTGCCTCGCGGATGGTGCTGAACACGTCGAACGTCTTGCGGGTCGCCTCGGAGAGCGGAGTGTCCAGGGTGGACAGCGGCCGGCGGCCGGTCAGCTCGTCGGCGAGCAGTTTGGTGCGTTCCAGCCGGGTCAGCGCCGGGTAGTCGGAGACCTCGCCGACGGCCCCGTACAGCTGGGCGAGCACCGCGTGGTGCGCCTCGGCGTGCTCCCGGACGTCCATGGTGGCCAGGTGCAGACCGAACGCGGAGACCGTCCGGATGGTGGAGGCCAACCGGCCGACGGCGGTGAGCTGCCCGGAGTTGCGGGCCAGCGAGGCGCGCAGCAGCTCCAGGTCGGCGATCAGCTCGGCGGAGCCGCGGTAGTCCCGGCCCGGCGTGTGCGCCGTGCCCTGACGAAGCCGCTGCCGGGTGTTGGCCAGCTTGGCCTTCACGCAGCGCGCCTTGAGCCGGTACGGCTCCTCGGCGTTGACCCGGCGGAACCGGGGCGCCACCTCGGGCAGCGCGTCCAGGTCGGCGGCGAGGCTGGCGGAGAGGTCCAGTGACACCCCGCGCAGCCGGCGGGAGACGGAGACCTCGTTGATCAGGTGGTCCATCGCCTTCTCGGTGGCCGCGATGCCGTGCTCGTGCTGGATGGTCAGCACCTCGCGGGTGACCGCCGGGGTGACGAACGGGTTGCCGTCCCGGTCACCGCCGATCCAGGTGCCGAAGCTCAGCGGGCGGGCCGTCGGCGAGGTCTCCACGCCGAGCGTGCGCAGCGTGTCGGCCAGGTCGTCGAGCACCTGGGGGGCGGCCTCGGCGTACAGGTCGCGCAGGTAGTAGATCGCGTTGCGGGCCTCGTCGGTCGGGTCCGGCCGGTCCAGCCGCAGCTCGTCGGTCTGCCACATCAGGTCCAGCAGCTCGGCCAGCCGGCGGTTCGCCGGGCCCTCGTCGCTGGCGCCGTAGAGGATCGCGTTGGCCGTCTCGGTGTCCAGCTCGTCGGCGATGGCCCGCAGCTTGGACAGGATCGAGCGGCGGGCCGCCTCGGTGGGGTGCGCGGTGAAGACCGGCCGGACCGCCAGCCGCCGGGCCGCGGCGGCGATCTCCTCGGCCGGCACGCCGCGCTCGGCGATCATCTTGGCTGCCTGGTCCAGCCAGCCGCCCTGCACGGCGCGGCGGCGGCGCAGGTCCCGGGCGCGGTGCACCTGCTCGGTGATGTTGGCCAGGTGGAAGTAGGTGGAGAAGGCGCGGGCCAGCTTGGTGCCGGTGGTCACGTCGAGCCCGCCGAGCCGCTGGGCGGCCGCCGGGGCGTCGGTGCGTACCTGGGCGCGGATCTCCTCGACGAGGTCGAGTAGCGGTCGGCCCTCCTGGCGGGCCAGCGTCTGGCCGAGCAGGGTGCCGAGCCGGCGGATGTCGGCGCGCAGCGCGGCGTCCGGGCCGTCGTGGTCATGCTGGTCGGTCACGATGCGCTCCTTACGTGAGTACGAAGGACAGCGCTGTCCGACTACCTGGATGGTATCCGCGCAGGGCCGGGTGGCAGGAGGGGCTCTCCGCGTGGTGCGCCGTGACGCGGAACACCTCGGAGATCACTCAACGCCCCGCGCGGGTGCTCGCCCGACGGCCCCGGACCAGGGTCGCGGCGAGCAGCGTGGCCAGCCCGAGCACCACCTCGTCCACCAGCCCAGCCTAGGGCGGCCGTTGTCCGGCTTGCGGCGTTTCGCCGGGCGAAATCCGCTGGCCCCGCCCGCTACCGTTTGATCATGGACGCGCCCCGATATCCCACCAAGCCGAAGCCGGGCGACCGGGTCGCCGTCGTCTCCCCCTCCGCCGGTCTGCCGGCTCTGTTCCCGCACGTCTACGAGCTGGGGCTGCGGCGGCTGCGCGAGGACTTCGGCCTGGAACCGGTGGAGTACCCGACCACCCGGGTGATGGGGGCCGACCCGCGCGACCGGGCCCGCGACCTGACCGCCGCCTTCGCCGACCCGACGATCACCGCGGTGCTCGCCACCGTCGGCGGGGAGGACCTGATCACGGTCACCCCGCACCTCGACGACGACGTGCTGCGGGCCAACCCGAAGCCCTACTTCGGCTACTCCGACAACACCAACGTGCTCAACCACCTGTACCGGCTGGGGATCGTGGGGTACCACGGCGGGTCGGTGCTGGTGCACCTCGGCCGGCCGGGCAAGCCGCACCCCCTCACCTTCGACTCGCTGCGGGCGGCGCTGTTCACCACCGGCTGGTACGACCTCGCCCCGGCGACCGAGTGGGGCGACGAGCCGGGCGACTGGCGCGATCCCGCGACGCTGGCCGACGAGCCGGTGATGTTCCCCGGCGAGGGCTGGCACTGGCAGGGGCCGTCGAGCGTGGTCCGGGGGCGCACCTGGGGCGGCAACCTGGAGGTGCTGCACTGGCTGCTCGCCGCCGACCGGGTCCCTTCGGCGACGGCCCTGGCCGGGTCGGTCCTGCTGATCGAGACCTCGCAGGAGCTGCCCTCCGACACCGAGGTGTACCGGATCCTGCGCAACCTGGGGGAGCGTGGCCTGCTCGGCGGCTTCCCGGCGGTGCTGGTCGGCCGGGCCAAGGCGTGGGACTTCGACCGGCCGCACACCCTCGACCAACGCCGGGCGTACGCGGCGGCGCAGCGAGCCGCCGTGACCCGGGCATGCGCCGAGTACACCCCGGACGCGGTGCTGGTCTTCGACGTCGACTTCGGGCACGCCGACCCGCAGCTGATCATCCCGTACGGCGGGGAGGTCCTCGTCGACGCCGTCGAGCGCCGGATCTCCGTGCGCTACTGATGAGCAATTCGAGGGCGTACCCGATTCTGCGGACGACGGACGTCGACCGGGCGTTGCACGCCGTCGGCCACCTGCTGAGCGTGGCCAACCTGCGCGACACGGAGGTGCAGCTCTGGGCGCGTACCGGGCGGCATTCGGGTCTGCCCCGCTACCTCGACGCGTACGGCCATTGGCTGGGCGCGGACGGGGAGGACCGGATGTGGGCGGAGCTGGCCCGGGAGGACGAGACGGGGCCGCAGGACCCTGCGGATCCGCCGTTCGACGTCGAGGTGGTGGTGTGCGGTCTCGGCCTGTTGGAGGGGCGGCTGGCGGAGGCCGTCGGGCCGGACCGGGCGCGGCTGGACTGGTGGCTTTACGGCTGGCCTGCGGTGCCCTGTCGGGACCTGCCCGGGCAGTTCAAGCACGCGTACGTCCAGTTGGTGCTCAGCGCCGCGGACATCTGGGCCACCGAGCCGGCCGACGAGCACACCGTCTTCGTGCACGTCGGCGCCCAGGAGCGGGAGTTGGCACGCGCCGAGTGGCTGGCCGGGGTCGCTGGTCTGACCGTGCTCGGCCCTGACGTGCATGGCTCGTGAGGTGTCTCCGGTCGCACGCTGGCAAGCGGCAAGAGCTGTGTCGACCGGGACCTCCGCGTCCGCTGGGGCGCCCGCGACGCCGGCGTCAGGCGTCGAGGGTGGCGAAGGCGCGGACCGGGAAGGTGCCCATGCCGGCCACCATCGGTGGGGCGGCGGTGAACCGGAAACCGCTCGGCGGCAGCGCGTCCAAACCGGTCAGGTGCTCCACGATCGGGATGCCGGCGGCGAGCAGCGTGCTGTGCGCCGGGCGTTCACCGCCGGCCGCCGGGCTCATGTCGTCGATGTTGATCGAGTCGATGCCGATCAGGGCCGCACCGGCGTCAACCAGCGCCTGGGCGGCGTCCCCGGTCAGGTGTGGCGCCTCCGGCGCGCCGTACCGCTCGGTGCCGAAGTGCGCATCCCACCCGGTGTGCAGCAGCACCGCGCGCCCGGCTACCTCGTACGGCGCCAGCATCAGCCGGTCCACCGCGCGGGTCCCCGCCGGCACCCGGACCAGCACGCCGGGCAGGTCGGCGAGGCGGTCCAGCGGCACTCCGGCCAGGTCGTCTCCGTCGGACCAGCGGTGGGCGGGAGTGTCCAGGTACGTACCGGTGTTGGCGATCATGTCGATCCGGGCTACCCGGAACTCGGTGCCCGGCGCGTAGTTCGCCCGCGACGCCGCGAAGGTCACCCAGTCGCCGACCTGGGGCCCTGGCCAGCCGGGCAGGGTGGTCATCCCGTCGCTGATCACGTGGCTCAGCTCGACGAGCCGACGGCCAGCGCCGGGCTCACCGACGGTGACTCCTCGGCCGCCCTTGTGCGGTTCTTCGATGATCGTCTTCGCGCTGATCCGGACCTCGGCGACCATCAGCAGCCCGAGGTGCCGGACGAACAACGCGGCCAGGTCCTCGTCGGTGATCTCCCGACCCGGGATGTCCAGCCGGAACCCTTCGGTGCGCAGCCCACCGCCATTGGCGAAGCTCACCTCAGCGTCGAACTGCGCCCTCCACTGCCCGCTCATACCCGAACCTGATCACGACCCCCCGTACCCGTCAAGATCTATATCCGCCCGGTCCGCGGGATCGCGAATCGGTCCGCGCGGGATCACGGGTCTGTCCGCGCGGTCCACGCGGGAAGATCCACACAACTTCAAGGAAGTAGTGGTGTCCCGGCGCGCTGAGGCCACTATTTCCCTGAAACTGTGTGGATCTTGGGCGCGGGGCGCGGGGCGCGGGGCGCGGGGCGCGGGGCGCGGGGCGCGGGGCGCGGGGCGCGGGGCGGCACGGGCTGTGGCGAGTGGCGTGGCGCGGGGCGAGTGGCGTGGGGTGACGGCGCGCGGCGTGGACCTGGGCGGAAGGGGGTGCATGTCGGTGGACGGGGATAGGCTGGTTCTCGTGCACCCCCCGTCCGACCGGACGAGGGGTAGCAGTCGTGTGCGTCGAATCCCCTGGAAGTGATCACATGCTCACCGGTCTGTTCTCCGCCGCCCTGGCCGATCCCGGGCTGACCCGGGCGCGTGACCTGGCGCGCTCCGGTGCCGCCCAGGTCGACGGCCTCGACATCACCGCCCCCGCCGCGCTGCGCCCGTTCGCCGTGGCGGCGGTTGCCGCAGACAACGACGCCGGTGGGGCCGGGCGGCCCGTGCTGGCGGTGACCGCCACCACCCGGGAGGCCGACGACCTGGCCGCCGCGCTGGCCGGGTTGCTGCCGGCCGATCAGGTGGCGGTCTTCCCATCCTGGGAGACGCTGCCGCACGAGCGGCTCTCCCCCCGCTCGGACACCGTCGGCCGGCGGCTGGCTGTGCTGCGCCGGCTGGCGCACCCGGAGTCGGCCGACGCGCACGGCCGCACCGGGCCGCTGCGGGTGGTCGTGGCCCCGGTCCGTTCGCTGCTCCAACCGCAGCTCAAGGGGCTCGGTGACCTGGAGCCGGTGCAGCTCGCCGCAGGCGAGGAGGCCGACCTGGAGGAGGTCGCCCGCCGTCTGATCGACATGGCGTACGCCCGGGTCGATCTGGTCACCAAGCGCGGTGAGTTCGCGGTGCGCGGCGGCATCCTGGACGTCTTCCCGCCCACCGACGAGCACCCGTCCCGGGTCGAGTTCTGGGGCGACGAGGTGGAGGAGATCCGCACCTTCGCCGTAGCCGACCAGCGGACCATCGAGCAGGTCCCCCTGCTCTGGGCGCCGCCCTGCCGGGAGTTGTTGCTCACCCCGCCGGTCCGCGATCGGGCCGCAGCGCTCGCCGAGCAGCACCCGGAGCTGGCGGAGATCCTGGACAAGCTGGCCGAGGGCATCCCGGTGGAGGGAATGGAGTCGCTGGCGCCGGTGCTGGTCGGCCCCGACTCCCTGGAGCTGCTGCTGGACGCCATGCCCGCCGGCACCCACGTGCTGCTCTGCGACCCGGAGCGGATCCGCACCCGGGCGCACGACCTGGTGCGTACCTCGGAGGAGTTTCTCCAGGCCAGCTGGGCCGCCGCCGCGATCGGCGGCCAAGCCCCGGTGGACGTCGGCGCCGCCGCCTTCCGCACCCTGGGTGAGGTGCGGGCCACCGCCGGAAAACTCGGCCAGCCGTGGTGGACGCTGTCCCCGTTCGGCCTGGTCGAGGCGGAGACGGCCGAGACGCGACAACCCTGGGAGGACGCACCCGAGCAGGCCGCCGTCAGCCCCGACGACGCCATCGCGGTGACCCTCTCTGCCCAGCCGGCCCCGCTCTACCACGGTGAGACCGCGCGGCTGGTCGACGACCTCAAGCGCTGGGCCGGCGAGGGCTGGTCGATCGCGCTGGTCTTCGAGGGGCACGGTCCCGCCCAGCGGGCAGTGGAGGTGCTGCGCGACGCCGGACTGGGCGCCCGGCTGGTCGAGGAGGTGCCGACCGCGCCGGTCCCCAGCGAGCTGGTGGTCACCTGTGGGGCGTTGAGCAGCGGGTTCGTCGACGAGGCGTCCCGTTTCGTGCTGCTCACCGGCAACGACGTGACCGGCGGCCGGGGCACCTCGACGCGGGACATGCGCAAGATGCCGAGCCGGCGGCGCAACACCATCGACCCGCTGGAGCTCAAGGCCGGCGACCACGTGGTGCACGAGCAGCACGGCATCGGCAGGTACGTGGAGCTGGTGCAGCGCACCGTCAACGGCGCCAGCCGGGAATACCTGGTCATCGAGTACGCGGCCAGCAAGCGGGGCCAGCCCGGCGACCGGCTCTTCGTCCCGACCGACCAGCTCGACCAGCTCTCCCGCTACGTGGGCGGCGAGCAGCCGACCCTGCACAAGATGGGCGGCTCGGACTGGCAGAAGTCCAAGGCCCGCGCCCGCAAGGCGGTCCGGGAGATCGCCGCGCAGCTGATCCAGCTCTACGCCGCCCGCAAGGCGTCCAAGGGTCACTCGTTCGGCCCGGACACGCCCTGGCAGCGGGAGTTGGAGGACGCCTTCCCCTGGCAGGAGACGCCGGACCAGCTCGCCGCGATCGACGAGGTCAAGCGGGACATGGAGCAGACCGTCCCGATGGACCGGCTGATCTGCGGCGACGTCGGCTACGGCAAGACCGAGATCGCGGTCCGGGCGGCGTTCAAGGCGGTGCAGGACGGCAAGCAGGTGGCGGTGCTGGTGCCGACCACGCTGCTGGTGCAGCAGCACTACAACACCTTCGCCGAGCGGATGAGCCAGTTCCCGGTGGAGATTCGGCAGCTGTCCCGGTTCCAGACCCCGAAGGAGACCGAGCGGACGCTGGAGATGGTCGCCGACGGCACCGTCGACATCGTGATCGGCACCCACCGGCTGCTCCAGACCGCCACCCGGTTCAAGCAGCTGGGTCTGGTGGTCGTCGACGAGGAGCAGCGCTTCGGCGTCGAGCACAAGGAACACCTGAAGACACTGCGGGCCTCGGTCGATGTGCTGAGCATGTCGGCCACCCCGATCCCGCGCACCCTGGAGATGGCGATCACCGGCATCCGGGAGATGTCCACCATCGCCACGCCGCCGGAGGAGCGGCACCCGGTCCTCACCTTCGTCGGGGCGCAGGACGACCGGCAGGTGGCCGCGTCCATCCACCGTGAGCTGCTCCGCGACGGGCAGGTCTTCTACCTGCACAACCGGGTCGAGTCGATCGACCGGGCGGCGCGGCGACTGCGGGAGCTGGTGCCCGAGGCGCGGGTCGCGGTGGCGCACGGCCAGATGGGTGAGGACGCCCTGGAGAAGGTCATGGTCGGCTTCTGGGAGAAGGAGTTCGACGTCCTGGTCTGCACCACGATCGTCGAGTCGGGCATCGACATCCCGAACGCCAACACCCTGATCGTGGAGCGGGCCGACCTGCTCGGCCTGGCCCAGCTGCACCAGATCCGCGGCCGGGTCGGCCGGGGCCGGGAACGGGCGTACGCCTATTTCCTCTACCCACCGGAGAAGCCACTCACCGAGCATGCCCATGAGCGCCTGGCCACCATCGCCCAGCACACCGAGTTGGGCGCCGGCATGTACGTGGCGATGAAGGACCTGGAGATCCGGGGCGCCGGCAACCTGCTGGGTGGCGAGCAGTCCGGGCACATCGAGGGGGTCGGCTTCGACCTGTACGTGCGAATGGTCGGCGAGGCGGTCTCCGCGTTCAAGGGCGAACGGCCGGAGGAGGAGGCGGACGTCAAGATCGACCTGCCGGTCGACGCGCACCTGCCGCACGACTACGTGAGCGTGGAGCGGCTGCGGCTGGAGATGTACCGCAAGCTCGCCGAGGCGCGCGACGAGGAGCGGCTGCGCGAGGTGGTCGCCGAGATGACCGACCGGTACGGCGAGCTGCCGGCACCGGTGCAGAACCTGGTCGCGGTGGCCCGGTTCCGTCTGCTGGCCCGCCGGTATGGCCTCGCCGACGTGTCGATGCAGGGCAAGCACGTGCGGTTCGGGCCGCTGCCGCTGCCCGATTCCAAGCAGCTACGGCTGAAGCGCTACCACCCGGACGCGGTCTACAAGCAGGCCACCGACCAGGTCAGCGTGCCCCGTCCGAGCACCCGTCGGGTCGGTGGTGAGCCGCTGCGAGACCAGGCGCTGCTGGAGTGGTGCGCCCAACTGCTCTCCGATGTGCTGGGCGCCCCCGCCCCGCTGGCGGTCGCGGCCGGGTGAGGTGGGGGCCGTCACAGCACGGGAGAGGGCATGAGAGAGTGGCGGGCATGCGTGCTCGCCGTCTGATCGCCGCCGCCAGCGTCGCGGCCCTGGGTGTCCTCTCCCTCGCCGCCTGCGGAAAGTCCGCACCGGACGTCGCCGCGTACGTCGGTGACGCCACCTACTCGGTGGACCGTGTCGATGCGATCTACGCCGACGTGCAGGCGAAGTTCGGCGACGCGGTCCGGCAGGAGGCCAGCCAGGCCGGTGCGACGCCCTCGCCCGAGCAGTTGCGGTCCGCCGTCACCCGGCAGGACGTGGTGAACCTGCTGATCAGCCTTGAGCTGGGCAAGCGGGTCGCGGCGGCGAAGAACCTCCAGGTGCCCGACGAGGTGACTCCGCAGCAGTTGGAACAGAACCTGCGGGTGCCGGCCAGCACCGAGTACGCCAAGCTCTGGGGCGAGTGGATCGACCTGCTCCAGGTGCTCAACCAGCAGCTTCCGCCGGCCGACCTGAGCGACGACTCGATGATGGCCGTCTACCAGGCCCTCACGAAGACCGGCGCGATCCAGGGCGGGATGTCGGTGGCCGACGTCCGCCGGGCGTTCGGTGACGGCGGCTTCGTCCGCGCCGCTACCGCGCTCAGCACCGCGCTGGAGGAGGAAGCCACCAAGGTCGACGTCTCGATCAACCCGCGCTACCGGGCGGTCGGGGTGCCGTCGGTGGTGAGCACCGGCGAGTCGCTGGTCTTCTACTCGCTTCCGTACATCAATGAGGCTGGCCCGGTCACCGACATCTCCACCCCGGAGCCGGTGCCGTCGAGCGCGGCCCCTGAGGCCGAGGGCACGGCCAGCTGAGCATGACGGCACGGATCGTCCTGCTGGTCACCTCGCCCCGACTGCCGGCCGGCCTGCTGACCTCCGCCGCCTGGGATGTCGTACGCGCGCACCCGGTGCTGACCGGCGCGGAGAGCGAGCTGACCACGGCCATGCGCCAGGCGGGCGCCGAGGTCACCCTCGTGGACGGCCCGGCGACGCAGCCGCTGCTGGACACGGTGGCGGCGCACGGCACGGTGGTCTGGCTGGCCGGCCCGGCCGGCGACGAGTCGCTGGCCCGGCAGTTGGGGCTACGGCTGGCCCGGGAGCCGGGGCTGGCCGAGTTGGAGCTGATGTACGGCTCGTGGGATCCGCCGGGCGCGCGGCTGCTGGACGCGGTGGCCGTGCTGGATCGGTTGGCCTCCCCGGGCGGCGACCCGTGGAAGCGGGCGCAGACGCACCGTAGCCTCGCCGGTTATCTGCTGGAGGAGAGCTACGAGGCGTACGACGCGATCAGCGCCGACGACACCGAC
The nucleotide sequence above comes from Micromonospora sp. NBC_00389. Encoded proteins:
- a CDS encoding DNA recombination protein RmuC, giving the protein MDVSTLLLVIVCLGTGGAVGWLAARSRSAADIARLDATLTATREGEGRLEQSMRALSYEATAQSQEAVARAVAPLHDTLRRYEQRVAELEHDRVDAYAELREQVRSMSAVSGELRTETKQLVAALRAPQVRGRWGEHQLRRIVEAAGMLEHCDFSEQVTADADGQVVRPDLVVRLHGGRSVVVDAKAPFDAYLTAMEARDERGRDTHLDAHARHLRGHVDALAAKSYWTAFDSSPEFVVLFVPADPFLDVALQRDPTLLEHAFTRNVVLATPATLVALLRTVAYSWRQEALARNALAVHTLARELYSRLSTLGDHVGKLGSSLAGAVTAYNRAVGSLEARVLVSARKLAELGVSDEELASPAQVELTPRQPQAPELLDDVIPADHDR
- a CDS encoding cyclase family protein translates to MSGQWRAQFDAEVSFANGGGLRTEGFRLDIPGREITDEDLAALFVRHLGLLMVAEVRISAKTIIEEPHKGGRGVTVGEPGAGRRLVELSHVISDGMTTLPGWPGPQVGDWVTFAASRANYAPGTEFRVARIDMIANTGTYLDTPAHRWSDGDDLAGVPLDRLADLPGVLVRVPAGTRAVDRLMLAPYEVAGRAVLLHTGWDAHFGTERYGAPEAPHLTGDAAQALVDAGAALIGIDSINIDDMSPAAGGERPAHSTLLAAGIPIVEHLTGLDALPPSGFRFTAAPPMVAGMGTFPVRAFATLDA
- a CDS encoding S66 family peptidase, with amino-acid sequence MDAPRYPTKPKPGDRVAVVSPSAGLPALFPHVYELGLRRLREDFGLEPVEYPTTRVMGADPRDRARDLTAAFADPTITAVLATVGGEDLITVTPHLDDDVLRANPKPYFGYSDNTNVLNHLYRLGIVGYHGGSVLVHLGRPGKPHPLTFDSLRAALFTTGWYDLAPATEWGDEPGDWRDPATLADEPVMFPGEGWHWQGPSSVVRGRTWGGNLEVLHWLLAADRVPSATALAGSVLLIETSQELPSDTEVYRILRNLGERGLLGGFPAVLVGRAKAWDFDRPHTLDQRRAYAAAQRAAVTRACAEYTPDAVLVFDVDFGHADPQLIIPYGGEVLVDAVERRISVRY
- the ppc gene encoding phosphoenolpyruvate carboxylase, translated to MTDQHDHDGPDAALRADIRRLGTLLGQTLARQEGRPLLDLVEEIRAQVRTDAPAAAQRLGGLDVTTGTKLARAFSTYFHLANITEQVHRARDLRRRRAVQGGWLDQAAKMIAERGVPAEEIAAAARRLAVRPVFTAHPTEAARRSILSKLRAIADELDTETANAILYGASDEGPANRRLAELLDLMWQTDELRLDRPDPTDEARNAIYYLRDLYAEAAPQVLDDLADTLRTLGVETSPTARPLSFGTWIGGDRDGNPFVTPAVTREVLTIQHEHGIAATEKAMDHLINEVSVSRRLRGVSLDLSASLAADLDALPEVAPRFRRVNAEEPYRLKARCVKAKLANTRQRLRQGTAHTPGRDYRGSAELIADLELLRASLARNSGQLTAVGRLASTIRTVSAFGLHLATMDVREHAEAHHAVLAQLYGAVGEVSDYPALTRLERTKLLADELTGRRPLSTLDTPLSEATRKTFDVFSTIREAQDRFGAEVIESYIISMTLGVDDVLAAVVLAREAGLVDVHSGRARIGFVPLLETPAELNAGGELLDELLSLPAYRALVAARGDVQEVMLGYSDSNKEAGITTSQWSIHRAQRALRDVAARHGVHLRLFHGRGGTVGRGGGPTHEAILAQPYGTMDGAIKVTEQGEVISDKYTLPSLARENLELTLAAVLQATLLHTAPRQPAEMLERWDATMDVVSESAYRSYRSLVEDPDLPAYFWASTPTELLGALNIGSRPAKRPNTGAGLSGLRAIPWVFGWTQTRQIVPGWFGVGSGLAAAREAGLADVLAEMHRNWHFFRTFLSNVEMMLTKTDLSIARRYVETLVPKKLHPIFEQIEQEYELTKREVLAVTASPALLENSPVLQRTLAVRDTYLEPLHHLQVALLRQYRESGAAGRAVATAPGGRRAPSDGTALERALLTTVNGIAAGMRNTG